From Micromonas commoda chromosome 3, complete sequence, a single genomic window includes:
- a CDS encoding hypothetical protein (This model contains a C-5 cytosine-specific DNA methylase domain and a PWWP domain. The PWWP domain is named after a conserved Pro-Trp-Trp-Pro motif. The function of the domain is currently unknown. putative protein) — MDCLVHTSSRLKVASLFSGCGVLDYGLTQAGHEIILQTESDDAAREVLAARFQGICQPRDAGMVEVLPADTDLLAASVVSAELEGSWRESWSKDSVASKLKQVLRLMKSSPRTPWVLIEASSALLESDGDGVPIICDLVSEFERLGYRWAHRTVAPVAFGVPDVKPRVVLVGSKHGDPRDVLLTEDAGAIAPFDAPGPDQAQAFVFNRQTDGRVRVFSDFVEGFNPGGASCVLMPGGGLTALEVHDAERLQGLPPGWTLTSRPPAIGTPVDNAPRWNALAASMGCVPATQWIGARLANPYKLKASDSIGVPFESPITVPWPPCAYNVGSGRCAAPVSPFPRATPGAALPTLGAFVTPPSVGGHSSSMEVVTKETALDCVKALRAAGWQPPPQLIAVEVAAEAAIAAAAAAAAAQMPGAKPGEKRGSPALQDPVAAQAAALAALAPMMAAVQAADAGASLAGLGNPAAALAAAAAASGGAPRSKKSKTSAHGVNAHKDEPAEEEGDESEEDDPDDDSYTVANITLRSRKESQVVWAKLPGHPFWPGLKVDLKKDKVPPETMNMRKENEALVIFFGENSFGWVREDQVLDFKEAYAEKAREPIRNKARFNSALQEALNDIEKRGVAFVPPAIQQRGKSGGHHGHSNGHKDAKKDVLKKDGDGGGTNGEKFPVHLPTGEEAKARAESLVASAAKAIASGRLTTEGCACRVCANPASPKNALSGKEKGGAGAPVCLRIEAQKAAAEHAVGAMLTLQGEASVGHVIEIFWPLDDVHYGAKITSYDPVEMQHMVMYDADGVREYLCLWNEDVKVLDGPTPGEGPAPDAPRDHATQPGMANLAALASAGAVNGGGSRGGAGGAGGDEAGGAPGAKTEPAETEAAAADGAEDGCLEALMGLASDSSAPSSPAPSAAPRKGGQRAATNGGAAGSGSARLSSRQATKESANAAGP, encoded by the exons ATGGACTGCCTG GTGCACACGAGCTCCAGGCTCAAGGTGGCGTCGCTCTTCTCCGGATGCGGCGTGCTCGACTACGGCCTGACGCAAGCCGGCCACGAGATCATCCTCCAGACGGAGtctgacgacgccgcgagagaggtgctcgccgctcgGTTCCAGGGGATCTGccagccgcgcgacgcgggcatGGTCGAGGTTTTACCCGCGGACACCGAccttctcgccgcgtccgtcgtctccgccgagctcgagggatCTTGGCGCGAGAGCTGGAGCAAGGATTCCGTGGCGTCCAAGCTGAAGCAGGTGCTCCGGCTGATGAAGTcgagcccgcggacgccgtgggTGCTCATCgaggcgtcctccgcgctgctcgagagcgacggcgacggcgtgcccaTCATATGCGACCTGGTCAGCGAGTTCGAGCGGTTGGGATACAGATGGGCGCACaggaccgtcgcgcccgtcgccttcgGCGTTCCCGACGTCAAACCCAGGGTGGTACTCGTCGGGTCCAAGCACGGAGACCCGAGGGACGTACTGCTCACCGAGGACGCGGGTGCGATCGCGCCGTTCGACGCTCCGGGTCCCGACCAGGCGCAGGCGTTCGTCTTCAACCGGCAGACGGACGGCAGGGTCCGGGTCTTTAGCGATTTCGTCGAGGGGTTCAACCCGGGGGGCGCGAGCTGCGTCCTcatgcccggcggcggtctcaCCGCGCTGGAGGTGCACGACGCGGAACGGCTGCAGGGGCTGCCCCCGGGCTGGACCCtcacctcgcgcccgcccgcgattGGCACCCCCGTGGACAACGCCCCGCGGtggaacgcgctcgcggcgtccatgggGTGCGTCCCCGCGACGCAGTGGATTGGCGCCAGGCTGGCGAACCCGTACAAGCTCAAGGCTTCCGACTCCATCGGCGTTCCCTTCGAGTCCCCGATCACGGTGCCGTGGCCGCCGTGCGCCTACAACGTCGGTTCGGGTcggtgcgcggcgcccgtgtcCCCTTTCCCGAGGGCGactcccggcgccgcgctgcccaCCCTCGGCGCCTTCGTCACGCCCCCATCCGTCGGCGGGCACTCCTCCAGCATGGAGGTGGTCACGAAGGAGACGGCGCTGGACTGCGTCAAGGCTCTTCGCGCGGCCGGGTGGCAGCCCCCGCCGCAGCTCATCGCGGtggaggtggccgcggaggctgccatcgcggcggcggcggcggcggcggcggctcagATGCCGGGGGCGAAACCCGGCGAAAAGCGAGGATCCCCCGCGCTTCAGGACCCGGTTGCCGCGCAGGCtgccgcgctggcggcgctggcgccgatgatggcggcggtgcaggcggctgacgccggcgcgagcctgGCGGGGTTGGgtaaccccgccgcggcgctggcggcggcggcggcggcaagtgGCGGTGCTCCGAGGTCCAAAAAGTCGAAAACCTCGGCGCACGGCGTCAACGCGCACAAGGACgaacccgcggaggaggaaggggacgagtccgaggaggacgaccccgacgacgactcgtACACCGTCGCGAACATCACGCTTCGGAGTCGGAAGGAGTCGCAGGTTGTGTGGGCGAAGCTCCCCGGACACCCGTTCTGGCCCGGTTTGAAGGTTGACCTCAAGAAGGACAAGGTGCCGCCCGAGACGATGAACATGCGAAAGGAgaacgaggcgctcgtgaTCTTCTTCGGCGAGAACTCGTTCGGGTGGGTGCGCGAGGATCAGGTGCTCGATTTCAaggaggcgtacgcggagaaggcgagggAACCCATCCGGAACAAGGCTCGGTTCAACAGCGCCCTGCAGGAGGCTCTGAACGACATAGagaagcgcggcgtcgccttcgtCCCCCCCGCGATTCAGCAGCGAGGTAAATCCGGCGGCCACCACGGCCACTCCAACGGCCACAAGGACGCCAAGAAGGACGTCCTCAagaaggacggcgacggcggcggtacAAACGGCGAGAAGTTCCCGGTTCACCTGCccaccggcgaggaggcgaaggcgcgagCCGAGTCCCTCGTCGCATCCGCGGCTAaggccatcgcgtccgggcGGCTCACCACCGAGGGATGCGCGTGCCGCGTCTGCGCCAACCCCGCCTCCCCGAAGAACGCGCTCTCCGGAAAGGAGAaagggggcgcgggcgcgcccgtctGCCTCCGCATCGAGGcgcagaaggcggcggcggagcacgCGGTGGGCGCCATGCTCACCCTGCAGGGCGAGGCGTCGGTGGGCCACGTCATCGAGATCTTCTGGcctctcgacgacgtccactACGGCGCCAAGATCACGTCCTACGATCCGGTGGAGATGCAGCACATGGTCATgtacgacgcggacggcgtgcgcgagtACCTCTGCCTGTGGAACGAGGACGTGAAGGTTCTCGACGGCCCGACTCCGGGCGAGGGTCCCGCGCctgacgcgccgcgcgaccaCGCCACGCAGCCCGGCATGGCGAacctcgccgctctcgcgtccgccggcgccgtcaacggcggcggaagcaggggcggcgcgggcggcgcgggcggcgacgaggctggcggcgcgccgggagCAAAGACCGAACCCGCGGagaccgaggcggcggcggcggatggggcGGAGGACGGGTGCCTCGAGGCGCTGATGGGGCTGGCGAGTgactcgtcggcgccgtcgtcacccgcgccgtcggcggcgcccaggAAGGGCggccagcgcgcggcgaccaacggcggcgcggcagGTTCCGGATCCGCCAGGCTCTCCTCGCGACAGGCGACGAAGGAgagcgccaacgcggcgggtccgtAG
- a CDS encoding predicted protein codes for MYFMTQGQRVLILEKTKKLKGVSRHSQASMFMFADVAALQAEEPGEGSPMTAKEALGPIRPISQKSPFKKALKRKPLGDITNAPAAASSFDGRPSKKHLGAHERTLPDLGLGVWDQKELLDNRAARIRQLTETAANGFQKLAPPQRESYFRRHETEDVLKAIYEHEERDAYANYFRDAVDASHNASIVANKGQPRAAAIAALALAHSVALYSALDSIVVSLGREKLHVPYTSANTFAILHRLKDAAPALWINESICAKGTHLANHTSEEFPFYRNFMMAQEKQFGNAFVVFDQARQVLECSPQPGMPHHCETALAPSMWFYFNFATTWVKRASTEYDLKVFGVSTVGGCATKVGPCRTIADMANQWGVQQAQIISIPHYDKSSGRNSGKAAQMLELTLLKMQKVFQPGQAHILRSLVRTVVYALTAWSAMGLKFASTVVYALRARSAVGLKFASTVVGALCARSAVGLESASTIVYALRARSAVGLKSASTVVGALRARSAVGLKSASTVVGALRVTIVRHGRRAPSALTSRETNAGCARRATRSERLRLSAGMSMK; via the exons ATGTATTTCATGACACAAGGTCAACGGGTCCTAATTCTGGAAAAAACCAAAAAGTTGAAGGGAGTCAGTCGCCACTCTCAAGCGAGCATGTTCATGTTCGCCGACGTTGCAGCCCTACAGGCCGAGGAACCCGGAGAGGGATCCCCGATGACTGCGAAAGAGGCCCTTGGTCCAATTCGGCCCATCAGCCAAAAGAGCCCCTTCAAAAAGGCTCTGAAGCGAAAGCCTCTCGGGGACATCACCAatgcgcccgccgcggcctcctcaTTCGATGGGCGCCCATCTAAGAAGCACCTCGGTGCTCATGAACGAACGCTTCCGGatctcgggctcggcgtctGGGACCAAAAAGAACTTCTCGATAaccgcgcggctcgcatCCGTCAGTTGACGGAAACAGCCGCCAATGGCTTCCAAAAACTTGCTCCGCCGCAACGTGAGTCCTACTTCCGCCGACACGAGACCGAAGACGTTTTGAAGGCCATCTATGAACatgaggagcgcgacgcctaTGCAAACTACTTTCGTGACGCCGTAGATGCGTCTCACAACGCTTCGATTGTGGCAAACAAGGGACAACCTAGGGCTGCAGCGATTGCGGCTCTTGCCCTTGCTCATTCTGTTGCGCTGTACAGCGCGCTGGACAGCATCGTGGTGTCACTCGGACGTGAAAAACTACATGTACCGTACACCTCGGCCAACACGTTTGCAATCTTGCACAGACTCAAAGACGCGGCACCAGCGCTGTGGATAAATGAAAGCATCTGTGCGAAGGGCACACACCTGGCCAACCACACCTCGGAAGAATTCCCATTTTACAGGAATTTTATGATGGCGCAAGAGAAGCAGTTTGGTAATGCATTCGTGGTGTTTGACCAGGCGCGACAAGTACTGGAGTGCTCGCCACAACCGGGAATGCCGCATCATTGTGAGACAGCGTTGGCGCCCTCGATGTGGTTTTATTTCAATTTCGCAACAACGTGGGTTAAACGCGCGAGCACCGAGTACGATTTGAAAGTGTTTGGCGTCTCTACGGTCGGCGGATGCGCAACGAAAGTTGGGCCTTGCAGGACGATTGCTGATATGGCAAATCAGTGGGGCGTCCAGCAGGCTCAGATTATCAGCATCCCGCACTACGATAAGTCGAGCGGCAGAAACAGTGGGAAAGCAGCTCAGATGCTTGAGTTAACTTTACTGAAGATGCAAAAAGTTTTCCAACCTGGCCAAGCC CACATATTGCGATCCCTTGTCCgcacggtcgtatacgctCTTACTGCATGGAGTGCGATGGGACTCAAAtttgcgagcacggtcgtgtacgctctacgtgcaaggagtgcggtgggtctcaaatttgccagcacggtcgtcggcgctctgtgtgcaaggagtgcggtgggtctggaatctgcgagcacgatCGTATACGCTctacgtgcaaggagtgcggtgggtctcaaatctgcgagcacggtcgtcggcgctctacgtgcaaggagtgcggtgggtctcaaatctgccagcacggtcgtcggcgctctacGTGTAACGATTGTACGCCATGGAAGACGTGCACCCAGTGCCCTAACCTCACGCGAAACAAATGCGGGTTGTGCACGTCGTGCAACAAGGAGCGAAAGGCTAAGGCTTAGCGCGGGGATGTCGATGAAATAA
- a CDS encoding predicted protein — protein sequence MGNLLCPPRRPVRPYDPRFDYYQGHGQRSAVDTSQPVGADGQPVLTSKQINHLPIEEFAKAEEMLEWRVSQLKDELRRARLNSPADRSNRDAPMPLEKKELVDAVLLARGGESGQTCNVCFDDFESGDGLRVLPCGHRFHVECVDKWLRSQSLRCPLCNHDATKLFRQGLRA from the coding sequence ATGGGTAACCTCCTGTGTCCGCCCAGAAGACCGGTGCGCCCGTACGACCCCCGGTTCGACTACTACCAGGGTCACGGGCAACGAAGCGCGGTCGACACGAGCCAGccggtcggcgccgacggccaaCCGGTTCTGACGTCAAAGCAGATCAACCACCTCCCGATTGAAGAgttcgccaaggcggaggagatgcTGGAGTGGCGGGTGAGTCAGCTCAAGGACGAGTTGAGACGCGCCAGACTCAACTCGCCGGCGGATAGATCGAACAGGgacgcgccgatgccgctggagaagaaggagctcgtcgacgcggtgttGCTGGCCAGGGGCGGTGAGTCCGGGCAGACGTGCAACGTTTGCTTCGACGACTTCGAGTCCGGGGACGGCCTGAGGGTGCTGCCTTGCGGTCATCGCTTCCACGTCGAGTGCGTGGACAAGTGGCTCAGGAGCCAGAGCCTGCGGTGTCCGCTATGCAAccacgacgcgacgaagtTGTTCAGGCAGGGCCTCCGGGCGTGA
- a CDS encoding hypothetical protein (putative uncharacterized protein) has protein sequence MEDTPFALCCHWNRAPSVGELTFGPRLRDTQPMVASTPQPPSGGMVGKKELLQWASQASGRIVTKFDELKDGDVLLRCMKETWPAAYDRCRRKGQPRSVSGNFELMGNMFEHLELPKSVLDTRGIQHASFKSCYNFLVMAFFLKNLATHSDFSVDFTHPVDSKLAAFLQAPESVASLHKGGALAPPGGSAPKTSRGASSSARSTRDTTPRERSSSARRDRDDALESASAAALRAEAALANEEANRRALLAATSTSPRRRRAGASGPGGIDTAGAQLPSAPAWNQAGNDENAAPPVELSRERSALQQARDARRKQARAAANTNTAGAGEGLEASSGSVRRVDSLLGRGGNRTRDPKSSSSSRRRPRIDGSSSEYGTSDGDMAPGGPQTETNRRGGGLTRGAVAEILSRPSPTPTQPAPNERQPRTTPHAPDDDDARASTPRSPPLSPFRSVVAAGSNPASPQTLQTKTDNSERKGTSKVSGRLSAPPAPLLVPGPDASGRLWANADAADRGETQLAEARFELEQLRRLLDASKRERDLLERRFDVELDAREARFTASTRAAADDARARIAARELQLAAERNADQRAYLHELRLVAEEVAAARVADDAVIDDASGANPRDDPRELQEARVRARLDAVRGREVRALEARVQSLETERAGLAEALRAATEAASVDDPASGSLSDKEQLNDVAEKSPAAASAIRRERAKCAELAQRVRVLEATLEGERAGREREREEFKARASLGTHASGTFSFSNPGGLESDRPPPSGSSSKPPPFASPRAVAAPSPVKAPTRTGSSLDDRFDRFEFSDGIAPPNSESDIASGDTYRRILAEQRGERKIVRLEAELAKLRTHNEALRRQMRAVQAASFEDVAVIPPSDPAEADATRRAEEEAHRLGADGAAADAAALLKAIDALRVAASRSSSNDANDGGTDIVAGALAAAADAEAATWRRAAAAAVQQRKIARLRGETRAWRAALEDERTASRDAGRAWRKIKSDLETARDEAIESYRRERATGGVRASLAEEAAELAREEARAARRDAADAFAARDAATGASAGALREARDEAAKLRLRESHWVGLIGCHRESSRVSRELAELATLHGGEAARLAVDAAAGPGAELARRRAAAEAEAESHVEAIKAIADMIEVREAARGTSNAIEFGRAVDRAEAAEASLNATRDRLHVKSEEAAALALKAKRHELRAAEESAERERAQRRAESVAAELARLSDETSLNQRRASEEMARAREELARLREALDDRDAALGAGAELVERDPELARTVSEGKAALDAAVEGLAASAMKARAAVAKTATTTPTPGRRGFFGFGGSRVESSPAARAPKEGEGENTPSPAEALGETDPANPPASVTRGTIASPGAVAAAVAAATQALVSPKGESPANLATLDTSPIIPAGPYGGSSVGGGGGGEGGESPYDFLIAGGSAPRTNPLDDLAAAASAFKRGGVDESFGSSAPTQSTSKRRVGTTADGDDDDTRHKMSGGSPVQWLGSLLSPSAARRAAAIPLSEANTDADDTDAEEGAPNDEPREVATAAASPSPGLFGRFLRRSPSPGKTRMDISPGALENPRVSRIRAESGDEGGGMSRGTSSENLSVMTGPTDSPPSESAASSLPGADEFLHKADKRLEIKVEKSWFGLGSSPSPVRIKVRTGGTSDESSDDARDRDVDESSPTSKMTGVTRPLRTPGGSASKKWPSPASVVKSASRAENRAAAEFIAAAEEAARRSASTTPGKGGRGGSAVQSPAQRREERKRRAEAEAAARRSPYSDATGGSLTTGGGLPTGSDFFNQATQEKSWMQGLGSPSPSSKRRDAP, from the coding sequence ATGGAGGATACGCCCTTCGCGCTATGCTGCCATTGGAACCGGGCGCCCTCGGTGGGAGAGTTAACCTTCGGCCCCCGGCTTCGGGACACTCAGCCGATGGTGGCGTCCACCCCGCAAcccccgagcggcggcatGGTGGGCAAGAAGGAGCTCCTGCAGTGGGCCTCGCAGGCGAGCGGCCGGATCGTGACGAAATTCGACGAGCTCAAAGATGGCGACGTGCTGCTTCGCTGCATGAAGGAGACCTGGCCCGCGGCGTACGACCGCTGCCGCCGCAAGGGCCAGCCGCGGTCCGTGAGCGGCAACTTCGAGCTCATGGGTAACATGTTCGAGCACCTCGAACTTCCCAAGAGCGTGCTCGATACGCGCGGAATCCAGCACGCGTCGTTCAAGAGCTGCTACAACTTTCTGGTCATGGCCTTCTTCCTGAAGAACCTCGCGACGCACAGCGACTTCAGCGTGGATTTCACCCATCCCGTGGActcgaagctcgcggcgtttcTGCAGGCGCCggagagcgtcgcgtccctgcacaagggcggcgcgctcgcgccccccggAGGAAGCGCCCCGAAAACGTCCCGAGgagcgtcgtcctcggcccGATCCACGCGCGACACCACACCCCGAGAGCGgtcgtcctccgcccgccgcgaccgcgacgacgcgctggagtcggcgtccgccgcggcgctcagggccgaggccgcgctcgcgaacgaAGAGGccaaccgccgcgccctcctcgccgccacgtccacgtccccgcggcgtcgaagggcgggcgcgtccgggcCCGGCGGAatcgacacagctggcgcccaactgccctcggcgcccgcttGGAACCAAGCCGGGAacgacgagaacgccgcgccgcccgtcgagcTCTCTCGCGAGAGGTCCGCGCTGCAgcaggcgagggacgcgcgcaggaagcaggcgcgcgccgccgcgaacacaaacacagctggcgccggcgagggactCGAGGCTTCGTCGGGTAGTGTTCGCCGCGTGGACTcgctcctcggccgcggcgggaatcgaacccgcgaccccaaatcgtcgtcgtcctcccgccgccgcccgcggatcgacgggtcgtcgtcggagtaCGGCACGAGCGACGGGGACATGGCTCCGGGTGGTCCCCAGACAGAGACGAACCGACGGGGGGGCGGTTTGACtcggggcgccgtcgccgagattttgtcgcggccgtcgccgacgccgacgcagccggcgccGAACGAACGCCAACCGCGAACCACCCCGCAcgccccggacgacgacgacgcgcgcgcgagtaccccgcgttcgccgcctctTTCGCCGTTtcggtccgtcgtcgccgcgggttcgaatccggcgtcgccccaaACGCTCCAAACGAAAACCGATAACTCCGAGCGAAAAGGTACTTCCAAGGTGTCCGGGAGAttgtccgcgccgccggcgccgctcctcgtccccggccCCGACGCTTCCGGTCGGCTCTGGgccaacgccgacgccgccgaccgcgggGAGACGcagctggcggaggcgcgcttCGAGCTGGAGCAGCTGCGTCGGCTGTTGGACGCGTCAAAGAGGGAGCGGGACTTGCTGGAGCGAAGGTTCGACgtggagctcgacgcgagggaggcgaggttcaccgcgtcgacgcgcgccgccgcggacgacgcgcgcgcgcgcatcgccgcgcgggagcttcagctcgccgccgaacgcaACGCGGATCAGCGCGCGTACCTCCACGAGCTGCGGCTGGTGgccgaggaggtggccgcggcgagggtagccgacgacgcggtgatTGACGACGCATCCGGCGCCAATCCGAGGGACGATCCGAGGGAGCTCCAGGAGGCCAGGGTCAGGGCTCGGTTGgacgccgttcgcgggcggGAGGTGCGGGCGCTCGAAGCGAGGGTGCAATCGCTCGagacggagcgcgcggggctcgccgaggcgctgagagcggcgacggaggcggcgtccgtcgacgacccggCTTCCGGAAGTCTCTCCGACAAGGAGCAGCtgaacgacgtcgccgaaAAGTCccctgcggcggcgagcgcgatacgccgcgagcgcgccaagtgcgcggagctcgcgcagaGGGTGAGGGTGCTGGAGGCGACGCTGGAaggtgagcgcgcggggcgcgaacgcgagcgcgaggagttCAAGGCTCGGGCGTCTCTCGGGACTCACGCGAGTGGGACTTTCTCTTTTTCCAATCCGGGGGGGTTGGAATCGgaccgaccgccgccgtctggATCGAGctccaagccgccgccgttcgcgtcgcctcgagcCGTGGCCGCGCCATCCCCGGTCAAGGCGCCAACGAGGACCGGCTCGAGCCTGGACGACCGTTTCGACCGCTTCGAATTCTCCGACGGAATCGCGCCGCCAAACTCGGAATCCGATATCGCGTCTGGGGATACGTATCGacgcatcctcgccgagcaacgcggcgaacgaaaGATCGTCCGgctcgaggctgagctcgccaagctccgCACGCACAACGAGGCGCTGCGCCGGCAGATGCGCGCCGTGcaggcggcgtcgttcgaggACGTGGCGGTTATCCCCCCGAgcgacccggcggaggctgacgcgacgcgccgagccgaGGAAGAGGCGCACCGgctgggcgccgacggcgccgccgccgacgccgccgcgctcctcaaggcgatcgacgcgttgCGAGTCGCGGcatcgcgatcgtcgtcgaacgacgcgaacgacggcggtacggacatcgtcgcgggcgcgctcgcggcggcggcggacgccgaagccgccacgtggcgtcgcgccgccgccgccgccgtgcagcAACGGAAGATTGCGCGGCTACGAGGCGAGACGCGAGCCTGGCGTGCGGCGCTCGAAGACGAACGCACCGcgtcccgcgacgccggccgcgcgTGGCGAAAGATCAAGTCGGACCTCGAGACGGCCAgggacgaggcgatcgagtcgtaccgccgcgagcgcgccaccggcggcgtacgcgcatccttggccgaggaggcggcggagctggcgagggaggaggcgagggcggcgcggcgggacgcggcggacgccttcgccgcgcgcgacgccgcgacgggcgcgagcgctggtgcgctccgcgaggcgcgcgacgaggctgcCAAGCTCCGCCTTCGGGAGTCGCACTGGGTCGGGCTCATCGGGTGCCACAGGGAGTCGAGCAGGGTGAGTcgggagctcgccgagctcgcgacgctgcACGGGGGCGAAGCCGCCAGgctcgccgtggacgccgcggcgggccccggcgcggagctcgcgcgccgccgcgccgccgccgaggccgaggccgagtcCCACGTCGAGGCCATCAAGGCGATCGCGGACATGATCGAGGTTCGCGAAGCCGCCAGGGGGACGTCGAACGCGATTGAGTTTGGCAGAGCCGTCGAcagggcggaggctgcggaggcgtcgctcaacgcgacgcgcgacagGCTCCACGTCAagtccgaggaggcggccgcgttggcgctcaaggcgaaaCGTCACGAgctgagggcggcggaggaatcggcggagcgcgagcgcgcgcagagGCGCGCcgagagcgtcgccgcggagctcgcgagaCTCTCCGACGAAACGTCTTTGAACCAACGGCGAGCCTCCGAGGAGAtggcgcgggctcgggaaGAGCTGGCGAGGCTGAGGGAGGCGTTGGACGACAGGGACGCGgcgttgggcgcgggcgccgagctcgtcgagagggacccggagctcgcgaggaCGGTGTCGGAGggcaaggcggcgctcgacgccgccgtcgaaggcttagccgcgtcggcgatgaaggCGCGAGCCGCAGTCGCTAAAACGGCCACcaccacgccgacgcccggacggcgcgggttctTCGGGTTTGGGGGCAGCCGTGTCGAGAGCtcgccggccgcgcgggcgccgaagGAGGGGGAGGGAGAGAACACCCCGTcccccgccgaggcgctcggggaGACGGACCCGGCTAACCCGCCCGCCTCCGTCACCAGAGGCACCATCGCCAGCCCaggcgcggtggccgcggccGTGGCTGCCGCGACGCAGGCGCTCGTCTCCCCCAAGGGCGAGTCCcccgcgaacctcgcgacgctcgacaCCTCCCCGATCATCCCCGCGGGGCCGTACGGAGGAtcgtccgtcggcggcggcggcggcggcgaggggggcgagtCGCCTTACGACTTTTTAATcgccggcggctcggcgccccGAACCAACCCCTTggacgatctcgccgccgccgcgagcgcgtttaagcgcggcggcgtggacgagtcCTTCgggagctccgcgccgacgcagtCCACGTCCAAGCGGCGCGTCGGTACGAccgcggatggcgacgacgacgatacCCGGCACAAGATGTCCGGCGGCTCCCCCGTGCAATGGCTCGGCTCTCTCctctcgccgtccgcggcgaggcgcgccgccgccattcCGCTGTCCGAGGCGaacaccgacgcggacgacaccgacgcggaAGAGGGTGCGCCGAACGACGAGCCGAGagaggtggcgacggcggcggcgtctccctCCCCGGGGCTGTTCGGTCGGTTCCTTCGGCGATCTCCGTCTCCGGGCAAGACTCGAATGGATATTTCGCCGGGCGCTCTCGAGAACCCGCGGGTGTCGCGCATTCGCGCCGaatccggcgacgagggcggcgggatgTCCCGCGGGACGTCCTCGGAGAACCTGAGCGTGATGACCGGCCCAACAGACTCCCCGCCgtccgagagcgccgcgtcgtccctcccGGGCGCGGATGAGTTTCTTCACAAGGCGGATAAGCGGCTCGAGATCAAGGTTGAAAAGTCGTGGTTCGGGCtcgggtcgtcgccctcgccggtgcGGATCAAGGTTCGAACCGGGGGAACTTCCGACGAgtcgtccgacgacgcgcgggaccggGACGTTGACGAATCGTCACCCACGTCGAAGATGACGGGCGTTACGCGGCCGTTACGAACTCCCGGGGGATCGGCGTCGAAGAAGTGgccgtcccccgcgagcgtcgtcaaGTCGGCTTCGCGAGCGGAGAACCGAGCGGCAGCCgagttcatcgccgccgcggaggaggcggcgagaaggagcgcgtccaccacccCGGGTAAGGGGGGGAGAGGGGGGTCCGCCGTGCAGTCCCCGGCGCAGAGGCGGGAGGAGCGGAAgcgtcgcgcggaggctgaggcggcggcgcggcggtcgccgtactcggacgcgacgggcggcagcttgacgacgggcgggggTTTGCCCACCGGAAGCGACTTCTTCAACCAGGCGACGCAGGAGAAGAGCTGGATGCAGGGGCTGGGTTCACCGAGCCCCAGCAGCAAACGAAGGGACGCGCCTTAG